GCGAGCTGCCGGACTACACGCTGCGGTCGGACCTCGTGGTCGGCGACTGCCTGCACGAGTACCCGAACGCGCTCGACCTCGGCTCGGCCGAGCCGGTCGACTGCGACGGGCCGCACGCGCTCGAGATCGTGGCGGTGCTCCCGCTGTCGGGCCCGGTGGACACGTACGCGAACCCGACGGAGCCGGGGTACGACCGGGGGTTCGCGGAGTGCACGGCGTCCATCGAGCGCGTCGCGCCGGGCCTGCTCGACGAGTGGGCGGTCTGGACGGACGTGAGCTTCCCGCACCCGGACGACTGGTCGTCGGGCGCGACGTCGGCGTACTGCGCGGTCGCGACGGACTACCCGGACCTGCGCGGGTCGGTGCTCGACGGACCCGTGTCGGGGCCGTGACGACGCTCCGCATTCCTCACGGAACGGCATCTGTTCGACGCCGCCGCACATTCTGAGAAATGCGGCTCACGCATTGGGCAGCCGTACCTCCCGCCGCGCGCCCGACGGCCCGTCGCCGTCGTCGCGGAGCAAGTTGCCTGGTCACAGGCGTGTCTCGGCCTGGTCACGGGCGACTCTGGGAACCGGCTGTCCGTGACCTGAACGGGACAGTCGTGTGACTGCCCCGTGCTGGCGGTGACCGTCGGCGGGCCGGGAGGCTTCAGTCCTCGGAACAGACGGAGGCGACTGATGCGCGGATGGGCGACGACGGGGACGCGGACGACGGCACGGCGACGTGGCGGTGCGGACGGGCGGCGGCGGGGACGGCCGTGGGCACGGGCGGCCGCGGCGCTCGCGGCCGTGGCGGTCGGGGGAACGCTGGCCGCGTGCAGCGCGGGCGAGTCCGGTGCGGACATGGCCGGCCCCGAGGTCGCCTACGACGACTCGTTCCCGGAGGGCTGGCGTGACGTCCCGCTGGACGACCAGGAGGAGTACGACGACTCCCCGGAGCAGCCGTTCCAGGACGTCCGGACGAGCCCTCTGTCGACGTTCGCCTCGGACGTGGACACCGCGTCGTACAGCAACCTGCGCCGCCAGCTCCGTCAGGGGGTCGCGCCGGAGGGCGTGCGCATCGAGGAGCTCGTCAACTACTTCGACTACGACTACCCGGCTCCGGACCGGGACGCGGCGGACCCGTTCACGGTGACGACGCAGGTCGCGGACGCGCCGTGGGCGCCGGACCACAAGCTCGCGATGATCGGCGTGCAGGCGACGGCGGCGACGCCGACGAGCCGGGGCAACAACATCGTGTTCCTGCTCGACGTGTCGGGGTCGATGGACGAGCCGAACAAGCTGCCGCTGCTCGCGGAGTCGTTCGAGCTGCTGGTCGAGCAGCTCGACGAGGACGACACGGTGTCGATCGTGACGTACGCGGGCAGCAACCAGGTGCTCGCGGACTCGGTGCCGGGCGACCACCGCCGTGAGCTCGTCGGGATCCTGCGTGACCTGCGGGCCGGCGGCTCGACGGGCGGCGCGGCGGGCCTGGAGACCGCGTACGAGCTCGCGACGGAGAACTTCGTCGAGGGCGGCAACAACCGGGTGATCCTCGCGACGGACGGCGACTTCAACGTCGGCCCGTCGACGCCCGAGCAGGTCACGGACCTCATCGAGGAGCACGCGAAGACGGGCGTCTACGTCTCGGTGCTCGGCTTCGGGATGGGCAACCTGAAGGACGTGACGATGGAGGCGATCGCCGACCACGGGAACGGCAACTACGCGTACATCGACACCATCGAGGAGGCGCGCAAGGTCCTCGTGGACGAGTTCGACTCGACGATG
The sequence above is a segment of the Cellulomonas fimi genome. Coding sequences within it:
- a CDS encoding vWA domain-containing protein, with protein sequence MAGPEVAYDDSFPEGWRDVPLDDQEEYDDSPEQPFQDVRTSPLSTFASDVDTASYSNLRRQLRQGVAPEGVRIEELVNYFDYDYPAPDRDAADPFTVTTQVADAPWAPDHKLAMIGVQATAATPTSRGNNIVFLLDVSGSMDEPNKLPLLAESFELLVEQLDEDDTVSIVTYAGSNQVLADSVPGDHRRELVGILRDLRAGGSTGGAAGLETAYELATENFVEGGNNRVILATDGDFNVGPSTPEQVTDLIEEHAKTGVYVSVLGFGMGNLKDVTMEAIADHGNGNYAYIDTIEEARKVLVDEFDSTMFVVAQDLKVQVELNPATVSRYRLLGYDNRRLEDEEFDDDTKDAGDVGAGHEVTAFYELVPADGASAEDDLAYQDVETGGSDDFLTVHVRYKQPGGDTSTEVVFPAGADTYTTRPSADFRFASAVAEFGLAVSGSEHAADASPARARDRAREALGEDPYGLREEFVGLVDEYVRMTG